A genomic region of Clavibacter michiganensis subsp. insidiosus contains the following coding sequences:
- the ptsP gene encoding phosphoenolpyruvate--protein phosphotransferase has protein sequence MSSRTLQGIGIGRGSAVGPVVRMPDPLPEPGDTASTLTADEERIRVSASLAATAADIRIRGEKAGGAAKDVLEAQAFMAEDPTLVDDITARLATGRTAERAVHEAFAGFRDLLLSMGGYMGERATDLDDVSQRVVAHLQGVAAPGVPGPDHAFVLVARDLAPADTALLDLDKVLALITTDGGPTSHTAILAREKAIVAVVGVAAAADLADGETVVVDALTGAVTVAPTPEEESAARDAIAARKARVAVPTGPGALADGTAIPLLANLGSADGASDAVEKGAEGVGLFRTEFLFLDATSAPSVDEQREHYTRLLEAFPGQKVVVRALDAGADKPLSFLNDADEENPALGLRGLRALRANEQILRDQLTALAQADAATDADLWVMAPMVSTVEEARYFTALGRELGLKTVGVMVEVPSSALLADRILANADFASIGTNDLTQYTLAADRLLGSVAAFQDPWHPAVLRLVQEVGTAGRALGKPVGICGEAAADPLLAVVLVGLGATSLSMSPAALADVRAELALHTREEAEALAAVALAADSAVEARAAVTAASAPVTV, from the coding sequence ATGAGCTCCCGCACGCTCCAGGGCATCGGCATCGGCCGGGGATCCGCCGTCGGTCCCGTCGTCCGCATGCCCGACCCGCTGCCCGAGCCCGGCGACACCGCGAGCACCCTGACCGCCGACGAGGAGCGCATCCGCGTGAGCGCGTCGCTCGCCGCGACCGCCGCCGACATACGCATCCGCGGGGAGAAGGCCGGCGGTGCCGCGAAGGACGTGCTCGAGGCGCAGGCCTTCATGGCCGAGGACCCGACGCTCGTCGACGACATCACCGCGCGCCTCGCCACGGGTCGCACCGCCGAGCGCGCCGTGCACGAGGCGTTCGCGGGCTTCCGCGACCTGCTCCTCAGCATGGGCGGCTACATGGGGGAGCGCGCCACCGACCTCGACGACGTCTCGCAGCGCGTCGTCGCGCACCTGCAGGGCGTCGCCGCCCCCGGCGTGCCGGGTCCCGACCACGCCTTCGTGCTCGTCGCGCGCGACCTCGCGCCCGCCGACACCGCGCTCCTCGACCTCGACAAGGTCCTCGCCCTCATCACGACCGACGGCGGACCCACCTCGCACACGGCGATCCTCGCCCGCGAGAAGGCGATCGTCGCGGTCGTCGGCGTCGCCGCGGCCGCCGACCTCGCCGACGGCGAGACCGTCGTGGTCGACGCGCTCACGGGCGCCGTCACCGTCGCCCCGACGCCGGAGGAGGAGTCCGCCGCGCGCGACGCCATCGCCGCCCGGAAGGCGCGCGTCGCCGTCCCCACCGGACCGGGCGCGCTCGCCGACGGCACCGCGATCCCCCTCCTCGCCAACCTCGGATCCGCCGACGGCGCGTCCGACGCGGTCGAGAAGGGTGCCGAGGGCGTCGGCCTCTTCCGCACGGAGTTCCTCTTCCTCGACGCCACGAGCGCGCCGTCGGTCGACGAGCAGCGGGAGCACTACACGCGCCTGCTCGAGGCGTTCCCCGGGCAGAAGGTCGTCGTCCGCGCGCTCGACGCCGGCGCCGACAAGCCGCTGAGCTTCCTCAACGACGCCGACGAGGAGAACCCGGCCCTCGGGCTCCGCGGACTCCGCGCGCTGCGGGCCAACGAGCAGATCCTCCGCGACCAGCTCACCGCGCTCGCGCAGGCCGACGCCGCCACCGACGCCGATCTCTGGGTCATGGCGCCCATGGTCTCGACCGTCGAGGAGGCGCGCTACTTCACGGCGCTCGGCCGCGAGCTCGGCCTGAAGACGGTCGGCGTGATGGTGGAGGTCCCGTCCTCCGCGCTCCTCGCCGACCGGATCCTCGCCAACGCCGACTTCGCGAGCATCGGCACCAACGACCTCACGCAGTACACGCTCGCGGCCGACCGGCTGCTGGGATCCGTGGCCGCGTTCCAGGACCCGTGGCACCCCGCCGTCCTCCGCCTCGTGCAGGAGGTCGGCACCGCGGGCCGCGCGCTCGGCAAGCCCGTGGGCATCTGCGGCGAGGCGGCGGCCGACCCGCTGCTCGCCGTCGTGCTCGTCGGCCTCGGCGCCACCAGCCTCTCGATGTCGCCCGCGGCCCTCGCCGACGTGCGCGCCGAGCTCGCCCTCCACACGCGCGAGGAGGCGGAGGCCCTGGCCGCCGTCGCCCTCGCCGCCGACAGCGCCGTCGAGGCGCGCGCCGCGGTCACTGCGGCATCGGCGCCCGTCACCGTCTGA
- a CDS encoding HPr family phosphocarrier protein — MAERTVTIASSHGLHARPASLFTQAAAKAGIPVQLAKGDRSVNAASILGVISLGVDTGDEVVVSAEGENAEQVVTDLATLLESDLDAA; from the coding sequence ATGGCAGAACGCACCGTCACCATCGCCTCGTCGCACGGGCTGCACGCCCGCCCCGCCTCGCTGTTCACGCAGGCCGCCGCGAAGGCCGGGATCCCCGTGCAGCTCGCCAAGGGCGACCGCAGCGTCAACGCCGCGAGCATCCTCGGCGTGATCTCCCTGGGCGTCGACACGGGCGACGAGGTCGTCGTCTCCGCCGAGGGCGAGAACGCCGAGCAGGTCGTCACCGACCTCGCTACGCTCCTCGAGTCCGACCTGGACGCCGCATGA
- a CDS encoding PTS sugar transporter subunit IIB, whose product MTGRILVVCGSGASSTFLAQRLRALAEEDGLEIEAVAGSLAQVRLDAAGMDVVLLGAHLADRLDAVREAAADEGATAVLLDADAARPEGARAALDRAVAAMRQGARSLRLAPGLHGRPLGGSPPVA is encoded by the coding sequence ATGACCGGGAGGATCCTCGTCGTCTGCGGCTCCGGCGCATCCAGCACCTTCCTCGCCCAGCGCCTCCGCGCGCTCGCCGAGGAGGACGGGCTCGAGATCGAGGCCGTCGCCGGATCCCTCGCCCAGGTGCGCCTCGACGCCGCGGGCATGGACGTCGTCCTCCTCGGCGCCCACCTCGCCGATCGCCTCGACGCCGTGCGCGAAGCCGCCGCCGACGAGGGCGCGACCGCGGTGCTCCTCGACGCCGACGCCGCGCGTCCCGAGGGCGCGCGCGCCGCGCTCGACCGGGCCGTCGCCGCCATGCGCCAGGGCGCCCGCTCGCTCCGCCTCGCGCCGGGCCTCCACGGCCGCCCCCTCGGGGGATCCCCGCCCGTCGCCTGA
- the secY gene encoding preprotein translocase subunit SecY, whose translation MLSAVVRIFRTPDLRRKIGFTLGIIALFRLGSFIPAPFVDFANVQSCLAANQGTSGLYELVNLFSGGALLKLSIFALGIMPYITASIIVQLLRVVIPHFDTLYKEGQSGQAKLTQYTRYLTIALAVLQSTTLITVARSGALFGQTNVSACTQLVTNDAWYAIMLMVITMTAGTGLIMWMGELITERGIGNGMSLLIFTSVAAAFPTSLIAIQQSRGWEVFLLVIFVGLLVVAAVVYVEQSQRRIPVQYAKRMVGRRTYGGNNTYIPIKVNMAGVVPVIFASSLLYLPALVAQFNQPAVGQAPAPWVQWITDNLTTGDHPLYMAMYFLLIVGFTYFYVAITFNPEEVADNMKKYGGFIPGIRAGRPTAEYLDYVLTRITLPGSLYLGLIALLPLIALSLVGANQNFPFGGASILIVVGVGLETVKQIDSQLQQRHYEGLLK comes from the coding sequence GTGTTGAGCGCCGTCGTCAGGATCTTCCGCACCCCCGATCTGCGTCGCAAGATCGGGTTCACGCTGGGCATCATCGCCCTCTTCCGCCTCGGATCCTTCATCCCGGCGCCGTTCGTCGACTTCGCCAACGTGCAGTCGTGCCTCGCGGCCAACCAGGGCACCTCGGGCCTCTACGAGCTCGTCAACCTCTTCAGCGGCGGAGCGCTCCTGAAGCTCTCCATCTTCGCGCTGGGCATCATGCCGTACATCACGGCGTCGATCATCGTCCAGCTGCTCCGCGTGGTCATCCCGCACTTCGACACCCTCTACAAGGAGGGCCAGTCCGGCCAGGCCAAGCTCACGCAGTACACGCGCTACCTCACGATCGCCCTCGCGGTGCTCCAGTCCACGACGCTCATCACGGTCGCGCGCAGCGGTGCGCTCTTCGGCCAGACCAACGTCAGCGCCTGCACGCAGCTCGTCACGAACGACGCCTGGTACGCGATCATGCTCATGGTCATCACGATGACCGCCGGCACCGGCCTCATCATGTGGATGGGCGAGCTCATCACCGAGCGCGGCATCGGCAACGGCATGTCGCTCCTCATCTTCACGTCGGTCGCAGCCGCGTTCCCGACCTCGCTCATCGCGATCCAGCAGAGCCGCGGCTGGGAGGTCTTCCTCCTGGTCATCTTCGTCGGCCTCCTCGTCGTCGCCGCCGTCGTCTACGTCGAGCAGTCGCAGCGCCGCATCCCCGTGCAGTACGCCAAGCGCATGGTCGGCCGCCGCACCTACGGCGGCAACAACACGTACATCCCGATCAAGGTGAACATGGCCGGCGTCGTGCCCGTCATCTTCGCGTCGTCGCTGCTGTACCTGCCGGCCCTGGTCGCGCAGTTCAACCAACCCGCCGTCGGCCAGGCGCCGGCGCCGTGGGTGCAGTGGATCACCGACAACCTCACGACGGGCGACCACCCGCTCTACATGGCGATGTACTTCCTGCTCATCGTCGGCTTCACGTACTTCTACGTCGCCATCACCTTCAACCCGGAGGAGGTCGCCGACAACATGAAGAAGTACGGCGGCTTCATCCCCGGGATCCGCGCGGGACGCCCGACGGCCGAGTACCTCGACTACGTGCTCACGCGCATCACGCTGCCGGGCTCGCTGTACCTGGGCCTCATCGCGCTCCTGCCGCTCATCGCGCTCTCGCTCGTCGGCGCCAACCAGAACTTCCCGTTCGGTGGCGCGAGCATCCTGATCGTGGTCGGCGTCGGCCTCGAGACGGTGAAGCAGATCGACTCGCAGCTGCAGCAGCGGCACTACGAGGGGCTGCTCAAGTGA
- a CDS encoding PTS sugar transporter subunit IIA: protein MSNVLEPAQIRVGGTAASVEEAIAEAAGILVAAGAVTPEYQGFMLERENSVSTYMGNLLAIPHGTNEGKDTILDSALSFVRYDAPIDWAGNEVRFVVGIAGKDNGHLDILSKIAIIFSDDDEVQKLVDAPDAEALYALLAEVNEA from the coding sequence ATGTCGAACGTCCTCGAACCCGCCCAGATCCGCGTCGGCGGCACCGCCGCGAGCGTGGAGGAGGCCATCGCCGAGGCGGCGGGCATCCTCGTCGCCGCGGGCGCCGTCACCCCCGAGTACCAGGGCTTCATGCTCGAGCGCGAGAACAGCGTCTCGACCTACATGGGCAACCTCCTCGCCATCCCGCACGGCACCAACGAGGGCAAGGACACGATCCTCGACTCGGCGCTCTCCTTCGTCCGATACGACGCCCCCATCGACTGGGCGGGCAACGAGGTGCGCTTCGTCGTCGGCATCGCCGGAAAGGACAACGGCCACCTCGACATCCTCAGCAAGATCGCCATCATCTTCAGCGACGACGACGAGGTGCAGAAGCTCGTCGACGCCCCCGACGCCGAGGCGCTGTACGCCCTCCTGGCCGAGGTGAACGAGGCGTGA
- a CDS encoding adenylate kinase, producing the protein MTRLLIVGPPGAGKGTQAKRIAAEHGIPDISTGDIFRQNIKDGTELGRQVQALVDAGNYVPDELTNGLVTARLQEEDAQAGFLLDGYPRTLDQVAYLEELLQGWGQELDAVIQLVADEEEVVARLTRRAAEQGRADDGEAEIRHRQEVYVRETSPLIDVYRDRGLLVEVDGLGEVDEVAERIRTALAGRGVRPSSDAGRA; encoded by the coding sequence GTGACCCGGCTCCTGATCGTCGGCCCTCCCGGCGCGGGCAAGGGCACGCAGGCGAAGCGCATCGCCGCCGAGCACGGGATCCCGGACATCTCCACCGGCGACATCTTCCGCCAGAACATCAAGGACGGCACCGAGCTCGGCCGGCAGGTGCAGGCCCTCGTGGACGCGGGCAACTACGTCCCCGACGAGCTCACCAACGGCCTCGTCACCGCGCGCCTCCAGGAGGAGGACGCGCAGGCCGGCTTCCTGCTCGACGGGTACCCGCGCACGCTCGACCAGGTCGCGTACCTGGAGGAGCTGTTGCAGGGCTGGGGCCAGGAGCTCGACGCCGTCATCCAGCTCGTCGCCGACGAGGAGGAGGTCGTCGCCCGCCTCACGCGCCGAGCGGCCGAGCAGGGGCGCGCCGACGACGGCGAGGCCGAGATCCGCCACCGCCAGGAGGTCTACGTCCGCGAGACGAGCCCCCTCATCGACGTGTACCGCGACCGCGGACTGCTCGTCGAGGTCGACGGGCTGGGCGAGGTCGACGAGGTCGCGGAGCGCATCCGCACGGCCCTCGCGGGCCGCGGCGTCCGTCCCTCCTCCGACGCCGGTCGCGCGTAG
- the infA gene encoding translation initiation factor IF-1 has protein sequence MAKKDGVIEIEGGVVEALPNAMFRVELSNGHKVLAHISGKMRQHYIRILPEDRVIVELSPYDLTRGRIVYRYK, from the coding sequence ATGGCCAAGAAAGACGGCGTCATCGAGATCGAAGGCGGAGTTGTCGAAGCTCTGCCGAACGCGATGTTCCGCGTTGAGCTGAGCAACGGGCACAAGGTCCTCGCCCACATCTCGGGCAAGATGCGTCAGCACTACATCCGCATCCTCCCCGAGGACCGCGTGATCGTGGAGCTGAGCCCGTACGACCTCACCCGCGGCCGGATCGTCTACCGCTACAAGTAG
- a CDS encoding PTS mannitol transporter subunit IICB, with protein MTTTSPTRSTGQSVRLGVQKFGTFLSGMIMPNIAAFIAWGLLTALFIPDGYLPNADIAQLISPILFFLLPLLIANTGGRMVYDARGGVVATIATMGVIAGTIGDPYYDGGSPMFLGAMITGPLAAYLLKVIERLWIDRIRPGFEMLVNNFSAGILGAVFAIGAFFGLTPVIRAITSVLGGGVGFLVDNNLLPLTSIVIEPAKVLFLNNAINQGILTPLGTAESLEKGKSILFLLEANPGPGLGVLLAFAIFGAGAARSTAPGAILIQFVGGIHEIYFPYVLSKPLLFLAVIAGGASGVATNVAFGSGLRAPASPGSIIAVLGQTASDSFIGVILSVIISAAVTFVVAAVILRTGKKTEGDFGAAVAATQANKGKESSILSGLGAETGTAGTVGGLADGTTSAGTDGGTATATRIQDIVFACDAGMGSSAMGASVLRNKMKKAGLTDVTVVNKAIAALDGTADLVITQRELTDRARQKSPSSEHVSVDNFMNSPRYDEIVELVRKQRSDS; from the coding sequence ATGACGACGACGTCACCCACCCGCAGCACGGGACAGTCCGTGCGGCTCGGCGTGCAGAAGTTCGGCACGTTCCTCAGCGGCATGATCATGCCGAACATCGCGGCGTTCATCGCCTGGGGCCTGCTCACGGCCCTGTTCATCCCGGACGGCTACCTGCCGAACGCGGACATCGCCCAGCTGATCAGCCCGATCCTGTTCTTCCTCCTGCCGCTGCTCATCGCGAACACCGGCGGCCGCATGGTCTACGACGCGCGCGGCGGCGTGGTCGCGACCATCGCGACCATGGGCGTCATCGCCGGCACCATCGGCGACCCCTACTACGACGGCGGCAGCCCGATGTTCCTCGGCGCCATGATCACGGGCCCGCTCGCGGCGTACCTGCTCAAGGTCATCGAGCGGCTCTGGATCGACCGCATCCGCCCCGGCTTCGAGATGCTCGTCAACAACTTCTCCGCCGGGATCCTCGGCGCGGTCTTCGCGATCGGCGCCTTCTTCGGCCTCACCCCGGTGATCCGCGCGATCACGTCGGTCCTGGGCGGCGGCGTCGGCTTCCTCGTCGACAACAACCTGCTGCCGCTCACGAGCATCGTGATCGAGCCCGCGAAGGTGCTGTTCCTCAACAACGCCATCAACCAGGGCATCCTCACGCCGCTCGGCACCGCCGAGTCGCTCGAGAAGGGCAAGAGCATCCTGTTCCTGCTCGAGGCGAACCCCGGCCCCGGCCTCGGCGTGCTCCTCGCGTTCGCGATCTTCGGCGCGGGTGCCGCCCGCTCCACCGCCCCCGGCGCGATCCTCATCCAGTTCGTCGGTGGCATCCACGAGATCTACTTCCCCTACGTGCTCTCCAAGCCGCTCCTGTTCCTCGCGGTCATCGCGGGTGGCGCCTCGGGCGTCGCGACCAACGTCGCGTTCGGCTCGGGCCTCCGCGCCCCCGCCTCGCCCGGCAGCATCATCGCCGTGCTCGGCCAGACGGCCAGCGACAGCTTCATCGGCGTGATCCTCTCGGTCATCATCTCGGCCGCGGTCACCTTCGTCGTCGCGGCGGTCATCCTCCGCACCGGCAAGAAGACCGAGGGCGACTTCGGCGCCGCGGTCGCCGCGACGCAGGCCAACAAGGGCAAGGAGTCCTCGATCCTCTCCGGGCTCGGCGCCGAGACCGGCACCGCGGGCACGGTCGGCGGCCTCGCCGACGGCACGACCAGCGCGGGCACGGACGGCGGCACGGCCACGGCCACCCGCATCCAGGACATCGTGTTCGCCTGCGACGCCGGCATGGGCTCGTCCGCCATGGGTGCGTCGGTGCTCCGCAACAAGATGAAGAAGGCCGGCCTCACCGACGTCACGGTCGTCAACAAGGCGATCGCCGCCCTCGACGGCACGGCCGACCTCGTGATCACGCAGCGCGAGCTCACCGACCGCGCCCGCCAGAAGAGCCCGTCGTCGGAGCATGTCTCCGTCGACAACTTCATGAACTCGCCGCGCTACGACGAGATCGTGGAGCTGGTCCGGAAGCAGCGCTCGGACAGCTGA
- the rpmJ gene encoding 50S ribosomal protein L36: MKVNPSVKRICEKCKVIRRNGRVRVICDNPRHKQVQG, from the coding sequence ATGAAGGTCAACCCCAGCGTCAAGAGGATCTGCGAGAAGTGCAAGGTCATCCGACGCAACGGCCGCGTGCGCGTCATCTGCGACAACCCGCGCCACAAGCAGGTCCAGGGCTAG
- a CDS encoding BglG family transcription antiterminator yields MLSENQERLLDYLSTADRWVEAGELADRLGVTTRSVRNYVTAVRERSTVGVASSPDGYRIDAGSYARHLATRSGGDPQGTPRDRLHALVRRLGDAPDGLDVFALADELHVSESTVEADLRKVRALVEDAGLALGRAGSTVALEGSERDFRRLLSRMFRDESAQGFLSLETVQREFASDSLRAFKTDLVRELTEGGFFVNEYGVDNVLLHVAIAVDRLARAPRRTDADADADPAADDAQDDAHPTADGASSPVPSVDPTALAIRTVLARLLAAHFDAPVPAGDVAYLALLVRTRVVTPGNEQSLATVMREHVVESDLDVVRAIVRRVKQEYLVDLEDEDFTVRFSLHLGNLVARAADRSFSRNPLARSIKTSYPMTYEIAVFIASEVQRRRGIAINDDEIAYIALHVGSHRERVARRDDRVACALVCPNYYDLHQIMRQRIEQALGADISVDAVVTRTDVDADALGVQLVIDATGTRPPGDDVVVVQPLPTPDDIEAIRRAVARVRRHARRSSMKHDLLRFLDESLFFRDLHAPDEEAMIRLLGQRMVEQGIIEPEYIDGAIERERLSSTAFTDTLAVPHSLAMTAHRTAIAIVVNDQAMQWGGNRVHVVALVAFSASGRTSFQHVFDQFVEVFSDHRDVQAIMRASGSHGSFIEELVHVMDT; encoded by the coding sequence ATGCTGAGCGAGAACCAGGAGAGGCTGCTGGACTACCTGTCCACGGCCGACCGCTGGGTCGAGGCCGGCGAGCTCGCGGACCGCCTCGGCGTCACGACGCGCAGCGTCCGCAACTACGTCACCGCGGTGCGCGAGCGCTCGACCGTGGGCGTGGCCTCCTCCCCCGACGGCTACCGGATCGACGCCGGGAGCTACGCGCGCCACCTCGCGACGCGCTCGGGCGGTGACCCGCAGGGCACGCCCCGCGACCGCCTCCACGCCCTCGTGCGCCGCCTCGGCGACGCCCCCGACGGCCTCGACGTCTTCGCGCTCGCGGACGAGCTGCACGTGAGCGAGTCCACGGTCGAGGCGGACCTCCGCAAGGTGCGCGCGCTCGTCGAGGACGCCGGCCTCGCCCTCGGCCGCGCGGGATCCACGGTCGCGCTCGAGGGCTCGGAGCGCGACTTCCGCCGGCTGCTGTCGCGCATGTTCCGCGACGAGAGCGCGCAGGGCTTCCTGTCGCTCGAGACCGTGCAGCGGGAGTTCGCGTCCGACTCGCTCCGCGCGTTCAAGACGGACCTCGTCCGGGAGCTGACCGAGGGCGGCTTCTTCGTCAACGAGTACGGCGTCGACAACGTGCTGCTGCACGTGGCCATCGCGGTCGACCGGCTGGCGCGGGCGCCGCGGCGGACGGACGCGGACGCGGACGCGGATCCCGCAGCGGACGACGCCCAGGACGACGCGCACCCGACCGCCGACGGCGCCTCGTCGCCCGTGCCCTCCGTCGACCCCACCGCGCTCGCGATCCGGACCGTGCTGGCCCGCCTCCTCGCCGCCCACTTCGACGCGCCGGTGCCCGCGGGCGACGTCGCCTACCTCGCGCTCCTCGTCCGCACGCGCGTCGTCACCCCCGGCAACGAGCAGTCGCTGGCCACCGTGATGCGCGAGCACGTCGTGGAGAGCGACCTCGATGTGGTGCGCGCCATCGTGCGCCGCGTGAAGCAGGAGTACCTGGTGGACCTCGAGGACGAGGACTTCACGGTCCGCTTCTCGCTGCACCTCGGCAACCTGGTGGCGCGCGCCGCCGACCGCTCCTTCTCCCGCAACCCGCTAGCCCGCTCCATCAAGACCTCCTACCCGATGACGTACGAGATCGCGGTGTTCATCGCGAGCGAGGTGCAGCGGCGGCGCGGCATCGCGATCAACGACGACGAGATCGCGTACATCGCGCTGCACGTGGGTTCGCACCGGGAGCGCGTCGCCCGGCGCGACGACCGCGTGGCGTGCGCGCTCGTGTGCCCGAACTACTACGACCTGCACCAGATCATGCGCCAGCGCATCGAGCAGGCGCTCGGCGCGGACATCAGCGTGGACGCCGTGGTCACGCGCACCGACGTCGACGCGGACGCCCTCGGCGTGCAGCTCGTCATCGACGCGACCGGCACGCGTCCGCCCGGCGACGACGTCGTTGTCGTCCAGCCGCTGCCGACGCCCGACGACATCGAGGCGATCCGCCGCGCCGTCGCCCGCGTCCGCCGCCACGCGCGCCGCAGCTCCATGAAGCACGACCTGCTGCGCTTCCTCGACGAGTCGCTGTTCTTCCGGGACCTGCACGCGCCCGACGAGGAGGCGATGATTCGCCTGCTCGGTCAGCGGATGGTGGAGCAGGGCATCATCGAGCCCGAGTACATCGACGGCGCCATCGAGCGCGAGCGCCTGTCGTCGACGGCCTTCACCGACACGCTCGCGGTGCCGCACTCGCTGGCCATGACGGCGCACCGCACGGCCATCGCCATCGTCGTCAACGACCAGGCGATGCAGTGGGGCGGCAACCGCGTGCACGTGGTCGCGCTCGTGGCCTTCAGCGCGAGCGGACGCACGAGCTTCCAGCACGTGTTCGACCAGTTCGTCGAGGTGTTCTCCGACCACCGCGACGTGCAGGCGATCATGCGGGCGTCCGGCTCGCACGGCTCCTTCATCGAGGAGCTCGTGCACGTCATGGACACCTGA
- the map gene encoding type I methionyl aminopeptidase codes for MGALRRTPGIYKSPDEIRRMVAPGLATAASLDAVRGLIAPGVTTGELDAAADAAIRALGGHSNFQLVPGYRHTVCVSVNDEVVHGIPGDRVLQPGDIVSVDSGAEIDGWNGDSAMTVVVPDPARPDVVEARERLSRVTEDSLWAGIARLATASHLNEVGEAVEESVEAAGSFGIVMEYTGHGIGRSMHEDPPVFNYRVRGKGPAVKPGLVVAIEPMVTDGEAETRVLDDDWTVATVDGSMASHWEHSVAVHARGIWVLTLADGGASRLVPLGVTPVAP; via the coding sequence GTGGGCGCGCTCCGTCGCACGCCGGGGATCTACAAGAGCCCGGACGAGATCCGCCGCATGGTCGCGCCCGGCCTCGCGACCGCCGCGTCGCTCGACGCCGTCCGCGGGCTCATCGCCCCCGGCGTCACGACGGGCGAGCTCGACGCCGCCGCCGATGCCGCCATCCGCGCGCTCGGCGGCCACTCCAACTTCCAGCTCGTGCCGGGCTACCGCCACACGGTGTGCGTCTCCGTCAACGACGAGGTCGTGCACGGCATCCCCGGCGACCGCGTGCTGCAGCCGGGCGACATCGTCTCGGTCGACAGCGGCGCCGAGATCGACGGCTGGAACGGCGACTCGGCCATGACGGTCGTGGTGCCGGATCCCGCGCGCCCCGACGTCGTCGAGGCCCGCGAGCGGCTGTCCCGCGTCACCGAGGACTCGCTCTGGGCCGGCATCGCGCGGCTCGCGACCGCGTCGCACCTCAACGAGGTGGGCGAGGCCGTCGAGGAGAGCGTCGAGGCGGCCGGGTCCTTCGGCATCGTCATGGAGTACACCGGGCACGGCATCGGCCGGAGCATGCACGAGGATCCGCCGGTCTTCAACTACCGCGTGCGCGGCAAGGGCCCCGCGGTCAAGCCCGGGCTCGTCGTCGCGATCGAGCCGATGGTCACCGACGGCGAGGCGGAGACGCGCGTCCTCGACGACGACTGGACCGTCGCCACGGTCGACGGCAGCATGGCCTCGCACTGGGAGCACTCGGTCGCGGTGCACGCGCGCGGCATCTGGGTGCTCACGCTCGCCGACGGCGGCGCCTCGCGCCTCGTGCCGCTCGGCGTCACGCCCGTCGCGCCCTGA
- a CDS encoding mannitol-1-phosphate 5-dehydrogenase, which yields MKAVHFGAGNIGRGFVGLILHEAGYEVVFADVNAELIGHLATADSYRVTEVGPHARDWTVTGFRAIDSAADGEALIREIATADVVTTAVGPNILRFVAPAIAAGLRARSADLGPVAVMACENAINATDTLRAEIEKALGDETDALDRAVFANTAVDRIVPNQDPAAGLDVTVEDFSEWVVERTPFGDHVPVIPGATFVDDLAPYIERKLFTVNTGHATVAYHGYARGAVSQSDAMAIPEVADEVRRVLEETSALLVAKHGLDEAEQAAYRAKNLARFANTALADTVERVGRQPLRKLSREERFVGPAAQLAERGLPHDALVRAMGQALRFDPAGDPQALELQGLLATDTAADLVRRVTGLDDQHPLTADLVAVVDAAQADRRSAPRHRA from the coding sequence GTGAAGGCCGTCCACTTCGGCGCCGGCAACATCGGCCGCGGCTTCGTCGGGCTGATCCTGCACGAGGCCGGCTACGAGGTCGTCTTCGCCGACGTCAACGCCGAGCTCATCGGGCACCTGGCCACCGCCGACTCCTACCGCGTCACCGAGGTCGGCCCGCACGCGCGCGACTGGACGGTCACGGGCTTCCGCGCGATCGACAGCGCGGCGGACGGCGAGGCGCTCATCCGGGAGATCGCGACGGCCGACGTCGTGACCACGGCTGTAGGCCCCAACATCCTCCGCTTCGTCGCCCCGGCGATCGCCGCGGGCCTCCGCGCGCGCTCCGCCGACCTCGGGCCCGTCGCCGTCATGGCCTGCGAGAACGCGATCAACGCGACCGACACCCTCCGCGCCGAGATCGAGAAGGCCCTCGGCGACGAGACGGACGCCCTCGACCGCGCCGTCTTCGCGAACACGGCCGTCGACCGCATCGTGCCGAACCAGGATCCCGCCGCGGGCCTCGACGTGACCGTCGAGGACTTCTCGGAGTGGGTCGTGGAGCGCACGCCGTTCGGCGACCACGTGCCCGTGATCCCCGGCGCCACGTTCGTCGACGACCTCGCGCCCTACATCGAGCGGAAGCTCTTCACGGTGAACACGGGCCACGCCACCGTCGCGTACCACGGCTACGCGCGCGGCGCCGTGAGCCAGTCGGACGCGATGGCGATCCCCGAGGTCGCCGACGAGGTGCGCCGGGTGCTCGAGGAGACGAGTGCGCTGCTCGTCGCCAAGCACGGGCTCGACGAGGCCGAGCAGGCGGCGTACCGCGCGAAGAACCTCGCGCGCTTCGCGAACACGGCGCTCGCCGACACCGTCGAGCGCGTCGGCCGCCAGCCGCTGCGCAAGCTCTCCCGCGAGGAGCGCTTCGTGGGTCCCGCCGCGCAGCTCGCCGAGCGCGGGCTCCCGCACGACGCGCTCGTGCGCGCGATGGGGCAGGCGCTCCGCTTCGACCCCGCGGGCGACCCGCAGGCGCTCGAGCTGCAGGGGCTGCTCGCGACGGACACGGCGGCCGACCTCGTCCGCCGCGTGACGGGGCTGGACGACCAGCACCCGCTGACGGCCGACCTCGTCGCCGTCGTCGACGCCGCGCAGGCCGACCGCCGCAGCGCGCCGCGCCACCGCGCGTAG